TACAAACAAGAAAGAAGGGCCTATGTAAGCTCTCAAAGGACCTAGTTTTGTACCTACTAAAATAGGAATATTGAAAGCATTCAAAGTAGACTCACTTTTGATATTGTTGGTAGTAGTTGCAGGAGCAGTAACTGTGTATGCTTGATTATTTTTTTGTTTTAGCTTAAACTGGGCATAGTTAAGTTCTCCCTGTAAAAACAAACCTGCAAAGTTAATACGAGCCACCCCACCAACGGTAAAGCCTGCACCTAAGCCATCGCTTTCATTTTTAAACTCTATTGGGCGACCTTGAGAAGCATTGGCAGGGAAAGTAGTGTTGCCACTAGTTAAAGTTAAGCCACCACGTAAACCAACACTGATACCTTGTGAAAATGCAACGCTAGCAGTTAGGCATACAAATGCGATAAGTAATAAACCTTTTTTCATAAGTTAAATATTAAGTGATTTTATGCAATAAAATATCTGTATTACAAAGCATAAACTGAAAATACGCCCAAAGGTAATGTGTTGCCATTAAAATGCATAATTTTAAGATCATTTTTACATTTAAGGAGTTAAATTAATTACTTAGGGTGTTTTTTTTAAGTAAAGAATCAGCTGCAAATACCCTAAGCTAAAATTAAATTTTATCGGACTAAATAACTAACAGTCAATGTATAACTATAAATACTGCAAATATTTTTACAGAAACAAAAATAGGCTATTCAGTGATTTTTGAATAGATTTATGCCTGATGTAAGAATAAAAAAAATCAAGTAAGGTGTACTTGAAAAGTTAAATTTTTACTTGAAAAAGTTAATTTTAACTCTTCTGTTGTGCCTTTTGAGATTTACCTTTAAGAAGTAACTCTTATGTGGATATTTGCTGTACAAGGAAACCTGATAAAGTTTATTGATTGCACTTTTCAAAGAAATTATTTATTGAATAAAGAAACTTTTTTAGCCTGCATATTTGCCATATTTCAGGCATAAGCTTGACAACAGTACAGCTATTTAATTTATAAAATAACCTGGTCAGATGAAGTTTTACGTCTATATATAAAAATATTAAGTGATGTAGATGGTAGTGTTAATGTAAAGCCATCTTTGTGTTATTTTAATATTATTTCTCAAAAATGGTTTTAATTTTACCCTTGATTTGCTAATTACCATACTTTTTTCATAATTTTGCTATCAAATATTAACTCACTCAGAGTAAAATCACTAAAAAAATATTTTATGGCAATTTTAAGATTTCAAGCCGTTGAAAAAGCACAGAACCGATCAAGAGTTAGCGTAGAAGCTCCTTCTAACAAAGTATCTGACTATTATGGTATAAATGTGTTCAACGAAAAAACAATGAAGGCTACTATCAGCGCCGACATGTTTAAAAAATTGACAGATACAATTCGTAAAAAACAACGTATCAGTGGTGATGTTGCTGATGCTGTAGCTGCCGCAATGAAATCTTGGGCAATTGCTCAGGGAGTAACCCATTACACCCACTGGTTCCAGCCTTTAACCGGTACAACCGCTGAAAAACATGACGCCTTTTTCGATCTTTCAGGCGATGTTGGATTGTTTGGTAACAGCGAAGTAATGGAAAAATTTAAAGGCAGTGCCCTTGCCCAACAAGAACCCGATGCGTCTTCGTTTCCAAGTGGAGGGTTGCGTACCACCTTCGAAGCTCGTGGCTACACTGCCTGGGATCCTCACTCTCCTGCTTTTATTATAGACAGCAACTCAAGCAAAACTCTCTGTATTCCTACCATTTTTGTATCATACACTGGCGAAGCCCTTGACTACAAAGCCCCTTTATTAAAATCGGTTGACTTGATCAACAAAGCAGCAACTGGCGTATGCGAGTTGTTTGACCGTGATGTAAAAGAAGTAAAAGCTACTTTAGGAGTAGAACAAGAGTATTTCTTAATAGACCGAGCCTTATTTAACTCACGTCCTGACTTGGTGATGGCAGGCAGAACTGTATTTGGACACCAACCCGCCAAAGGACAGCAATTAGACGACCACTACTTTGGTTCTATTCCTTCAAGAGTAAGGGCATTTATGGCTGATTTTGAGTTGGAAGCCACCAAATTGGGTATTCCTGTACGTACCCGTCACAATGAAGTAGCCCCAGCTCAGTTTGAGTGTGCCCCTACTTTTGAAGAAGCGAACCTTGCCGTAGACCACAACCTTTTGTTGATGGATGTAATGCGCAAAGTATCTACCCGTCATAAGTTCAAAGTGTTGTTTCACGAGAAACCATTTGCCAACTTGAATGGCAGTGGAAAGCATAACAACTGGGCTTTGTCTACCGACACAGGTATCAACCTGTTGGCACCAAGTAGCAAGCCCAAAGAAAACCTACAGTTTTTGACTTTCTTTATCAATACCATCAAAGCAGTACATACCAACTCAAAGCTGTTGCGCGCCAGCATTGCATCAGCGGGTAACGACTACCGCCTGGGTGCCAACGAAGCCCCACCTGCTATTATGTCGGTCTTTATTGGAAGTCAGTTGGCATCAGTTCTCGAAGAGTTGGAGCACAACGCAGAGGTAATAGTAGAAAAAGGCGAAAACCTGTATATGAAGCTGGGCATTGATAAAATTCCACCAGTATTATTAGACAATACCGACCGTAATCGTACTTCTCCTTTTGCTTTTACCGGCAATAAATTTGAGTTCCGGGCAGTGGGTTCATCGGCAAACTGCTCTTCGCCTATGACTATCCTCAATACAATTGTAGCTGATCAATTGATTGAGTTTCGCAAGGAAGTAAATGAGGAGATGAAAAAAGTGCCTAAAAAAGAAATGGCGATCATCAATGTATTGCGTCGTTATATTGCGTCATCAAAAAGCGTAATTTTCGAAGGCGATGGTTATTCTGATGATTGGGTGACAGAAGCTAAAAAAAGAGGCTTGCCCAATGTAAAATCTACTCCACGTTCGCTAAAAGCGTACATCGATGAAGATGTATTGGCAATGTTTGAAAAGCATGGGGTAATGAACCGAAGAGAGTCAGAAGCTCGTTATGAGATGTTTCTTGAAAACTACATGCTTAATGTGCAAATTGAGTCGCGTATGATGGGCGATCTGGCAACCAATCATGTGATACCTACGGCAGTAAAATACCAAAACACTTTGATTAAAAATATCAAAGGTTTGAAGGAACTAGGCATCGAGACTGAAAGTACCGAAACGATTACTAAGACAATTAAAGACATTTCGCACCACATTAGTCAAATACAGACAAATGTAGAGGCAATGACGGAAGCCCGTAAAGAGGCAAATAACAAAGAAAGTGAAGAGAGAGCCTTGTTATACGACGAGAAAGTAAAAAGCTTTTTTGACAAAATTCGCTACCATGTAGACAAGCTTGAGCTCATTGTAGATGACGAAGATTGGCCATTGACCAAGTATCGTGAATTGTTGATGATTCGTTAGTAAGTACCAAGGCAGCATTAAACACACGTAATGAGTAGATGTAACTGACATATTATGAGCAAGTTACCCTTACTTATAGCTTATAGTTAATTACTTGCTGCTACTTACATCACTATAAATACATATTAAATATTGCCCTCAAATAATAAAAGGCTGCCCAAGGGTAGCCTTTTTACTTTTATCAAAAACCTGATGGTTAGGCAGGCACCAAGGTAAAGCTAATGCTTACATTGCCACTTTTGCCGGTTTCATTGCCTTGGTACTTTAGTTCAGCATTGCTAAACTCTACACTATTATAAACAAGTGCAGTACCACTTGCCGGAGTAAGGGTCAAGCTGGTTTTGTCGGTTGACAAAGCCCAGGTACCTGTAGTAGAAGTTCCTGTTCTGTCTACTAGCGTATAGCTTTTGGTGGTACCATCATCGGCCAGTGTCAAACGGTATTGTGTAAATTGAGCCGTTACATCCAAAGTACCTTCCAGAGCATTACTCACCTTCCAGGTTTTGTGTAGCTCAGTGTTTTCGATGGTAGGACCAGGGTTGTCCTTTTTTTTGCAGCTTTGGGTAAACACTGCTACCATAGCTATCAATACTAAAAATATAGAGACTTTTTTCATTGTGATTTTGTTCAATGTTTATCGCAGGAAAATAACAGGGCAGTACTGAGCTGCCCTGTTTTGGCATTTACTTATTTTTTAACAATTCGACGAACGCTCAATACGTTGTTTTGGTTGTCAAAGATTTGTACTAAGTATACACCCTGATTAAGGTTGCTCAAGTCAATATTTGATTTTTGCGCACCTTGCAGGTTCTTCTTGATCATCACTTTTGAATCAAAAGTAGTAACCACTATTTTTGAGAATTTATACGTATTACTTTCTATGATCAAACTACTTGAAGTAGGGTTGGGGAAAGCCTTGAACGTAACATCAGTAGCAGTATTTACTCCTGTAGTAGCCCCAGTAGTAGTTACAATACCTACGTTTGACGGTTGACTGGCTCCATTGGCGTTTACTGCTTTTACTCGTACATAATATTTGGTGCCTGCACTTAAGCCAGTGACCACTTGCGAGGTACCTGTTACCGACAAGTTGGCGAAACCTACTACCAAAGCAGTAAATTTACTATCAGTAGACACATCCAGTAAGTAACTGTCAGCAGTAGCCCCTTGAGTAGCAGCAGTCCAGCTGGCAGTAAAACCTCCGTTAGTAATACCTGTGGCAGCGTTCAAAGTAGGCGCGTTAGGCTTGGCTTTGGTAAGATCAACCGTAATATTGGTAGTTTTCCAAGTACCTATCTGATACCCCCCATCTCTTGGGTCAGAGCTGTCAAACTGTCCACCTATGCCCACAATAGTAATCCCCGAAGTAGTTCCCTTCTCAAATACCTCATCATAAGTTTTTTTGGCAAGCTCAGTGTCGCCATCTATGCGTAGTTCCAGTTCGGTGTTTTCGCCTACAATAATAGTTACATCAAAGCCCGAACCACTGTAAGAAGCATTTCCTTTCCAGTCTGCCTTATCTTTAATGTCTACATTTTCAAGTTTAATCAAACGCGACTCGGTGTCTTCGCTCAAAGCAGTAACCACTGCTGCGGTTTGTAATGCCTTGCTGCCCCCTAGTTGAGTGATTTTAGATACTTTAGTTAGTTGCATCAAGCCATTGAAATGCCCTACTTCAGCATCAATTTCCAGCTCATCGCCTTCTGCCAGGGCATTTCTATCTGCCAGGTTTAGCTTACTAAAGTCGCTACTATTGATAAACAAACCAATTCCTTCTTTGGCAGCGTTGCTACCCTCAATAAGCGTAAACGCAATATTAGTAGTTTGTGTATTGGCTCCGTGTAGCACACCCTTTACTCTTACCGTTCCTTTAGTAATAGGCAAGCCGTTGGCGTCTACTGCATTGCGTAGCTCTTTGATAGTTTTTGCGGGCACGGGAGTGATTACCTTAGCCGACACTGCTACATCAAGTTGAGTGGCTCCGGTAGAAGCAAAAGTGACATTGCCACTTGGAGTGCCAGCTGCAGTAGCAGCAGCTACCCTTACATATACTTTTACATCAGCTAATTTACCAGTAGTGTTTAGCAAAGTCACGGTGTTGCCGAAAGTATTATCATCTAATGAAACTTCAAATCCAGTAGGAGCAGTTGCTATAATATCAGCCGTGAGCCTGGTGCCCGATACATTGATATATTGTGAGGCTGAAGCAGTACCAGCTTCATTGGTAAACTCTGTAAAATCCCTGTTTTTTGAAAGGATAGGGGTAGTGGCGCCCGCCACAAGTCCAGTTAAAGCCACTGTTTTGTCAGTTGCCCCTGTGCTGGTAATAGTCAAGTTGCCGTTAACAACCCCCTCGGCAGCAGTAGCCGCCAACCTTACCTGAACAGTTACAGTTTTACCATTAGTGACTGCCTTGGCTATAGTTTTAGGGCTCCCAAAGCTTGTCCCATTATCTACCGATACCTCATATCCAGTAGGTGCAGTCAGGGTTACATCTCCGTTCAAGGTAGCACCCGTCAAATCGAAAGTTTGTGCCGAAGAAGCAGTTCCAGTATTGGTTCCAAAGCCAGTCAAAGACTCTACACTAGTAGTAAGTATCGTGGCTATTTCAATTTTGATTTGGTCTACATTCCAACGTACCGCATTGTCAGTACTATTATATTTGAAAATAATATAAGCAGTACCACTAATGGCAGACAAGTCAATATTACCAGTAGATGCCCATACATCAGCCGTAGTAGGCAAGTTTACATTGAGTTCGGTCAAAGTAGCAGCAGAAGGATCGCCAGCGCCTGAGTAATCAGTAGAATAATATACCTTCAGGTAGTTGTTTACGTCTGTGGCGCCAAATTTTTGTCGAGCAAAGAAGCTTAACTGCTCTTTAAGTGTGGCATCAAAGTTAATTGGAGGCGAGATCAACCAATCGGTGTTATCTTTTGAACCACCATCAAAACCACTTATTTGGGCAGACTTTGTAGAACCATCTGCTCCACTTGAGCTGGTTGTCCATACCTGTGTACCTACAGTACTTACCACGCTCCAATCGCCCGACGTCAACGAACCATCTTCAAAATCTTTGACAACACCTACCGCTACGCTGGTTTTAGTAGTAAAATTTCCTCCAGGGATGGTACCATCAGTTTTATATTTAGGTCCACCTGTACCACCACCATAAGGTACTACTCTATATTCATAATTGGTGCCTAACGTCAAGCCACTTAGGGCGATGGTTTGGGTACCTTGTCCTACGCTAACTACTCCTGAATTATCTGAAAAGTCAGTATCATCACTTACTGTTACTCCATCAGTGAATGAGGGAAAGTCACCTGAACCTGAAGTTTTTACTTGTACAATATATCCAGTTGGAAGGTTAGCCCCGGTAGCGTCTGTCCAGCTAATTGTGGCTCCTTTTACTGTAACATTGCTTGAAGCTACCCCAGTTACGTGGTTGGTTGGAGTAGTAGCTGGAGTGCCTGCTGGAGTAACACTTGCCCAGTTGGTACCTACTCTTAACTCATCAATTTCTACCGCAGGTGTTTCAGAACCAGAGTCTTGACGAAAGAAGAAGCGATTGATTACACTGAGGGAACCACCTGTTGATGTTGTTAAGGTAACATTAGGTTCAGTTCCTGCAGCAAAATCAGAAGAGTTAGGGTTAACCCATAAATTAACCTTATCAGCATCAAGGTCGTATGAAACTACAATAAATAATATGTCGCCCACATCGTAGTTGGTGGTGGTAAATTGGGTATCACCAGCACTTGTTTTTCTGTTGATACCAACTTTATACTGGGTATTTTCTTTTTTCAACCAAACGGTAGCACCATAAGTAGTATTGTTTGATGCAAATCCAGCAAGGTATCCCCCTACTGACTTGGTGGCAGATGAAACATCTGTTACTTTTAATATAAAAGAGTAATATACCACACCCGCTGTTTTCTCAGTGGTTTGTAGTATAAGGTCTTTACCATTGGCAGCAAACGAAATTTTACCACCAGTAGAAGTTTTCAGTCCATTTACTGATAGGTTGCCGCTTCCTACCGTAATTTCATCACCACTGTTTATACCAGTCCAATTGGTCTGAGCACTCAGGCTAGCTCCAGTAGTGTAAGAAAATGTCTCTTCATGGGGCAAAGTTACCTGTGCCCAACTTACGTTTGTAGCAAGCATCAATACAGCCGCCAAAAGCCACATTGATAATTTGTAATTTTTTTTCATTTCAGGAATTGATTTTTTACAAAAAATGTAATGTATACTCAGTACTAAGGGCAAAATTACGGCTATAGGCTGGGCTTTTGGAGATATAAATATTAAACAATTGTTAAATATGTTTACTCAATTTGTTTTTATAAGTGTTTTGTTACAAAACAAGCTAAACCAGGTTCATCCTGCCACCAGACCTTGTTTGAGGCTATCTTGTTGAAAGCCAGTAAGTAGTATATATCGACTGAAAAAAATGCAAAATAAACGTGTAATATATTAACAATTAGCTGCTTCTTTTTTAGGTTAAAACTTACATAAGAAAGTCCTTGGTGAAGTAGGGAAGGTGTGAAAACATAGATTGTTAAAATTTAACATTTCCAAGGTTTAGATAAGTTAATTACCTAATGTTGGTAAAAAAAATACAAGGAAAAACGTCACAAAAGCGCGCTTATAGCGTAATAAACGCTTAGGTACTCCTCAAACCCACTTTCACTATTAAGAGATTGTTAATATTGGCATTAATGTTAAAATGTAACATTCAAATCTGAAATTATATACTAAATTTACTGGATTTGGTACACACATGAACTTTAATACAGGTTCAACATTACATTAAAATATGTCAACTTTCTCTTTATTTAAGAACAGCCTCATTTTCAGTGGGTTGATCATACTATTATATGCTTGTGCTCCGGCAAAACCCGATGACCCTACTCCACCTACACCTACACCAAATGTTGGAGAATCCAACAGTGTGCACCTTACATTGGGTAATCCTAGCAAGGCAAAAAAAGACATCAATGCGCCCACCAACTACCTGATAGAAAAAGACCAGTTTGTGCTGTCTTATAACCGCGATCGGGGACTAGCCAACTGGGTAAGCTGGCACCTAAGCCCTGAGTGGCGTGGCAGTGCTGATCGTCAAGACGATTTTCGTCCAGATACCGATGTGCCTGAAGCATGGTACAGGGTTACCCAAAACGATTATCGGGGTTCAGGGTTCGATCGGGGACATATTTGCCCTTCGGCAGACCGCACCAGAAGCGTATCCGACAACTCGGCTACTTTTGTAATGACCAACATGATGCCGCAGGCACCCAACAATAACCGTGAAACCTGGCGACTTTTGGAAGAGTATGGACGTAACCTCATCACGCAAGGCAACGAGGTATACATTATATCAGGGGTTTATGGGCAGGGTGGTACTGGTAGCAATGGAGGTACTACCAATACTATAGCAGGGGGTAGAGTAGTGGTGCCGTCTAATACCTGGAAGGTGATCATTATATTGCCTAATGGCTCAGACGATGTAAACCGCATTACCAAAGATACTCGAATAATTGCTGTGGACATGCCCAATACACAAAGCATAGAAGATGACTGGGGCAAATACCGGGTTTCGATAGATGACCTGGAACAAAAAACCAACCTTGATTTTTTGTCTAAAGTAGCAGTGGATATTCAGACAGTGATTGAGGCAAAGGTAGATATTGGGCCTACAAAATAAACGAGTTGTATTAGGTTTAGCACTCGTTTTTATATAAGCCTGCCAAGGTTTTTCGACAGTTTTGTGGAAACTTTGGCAGGTTTCTCTGTTGATCAAGAATGGGGAGATTGCCCTTATTGTTTAGTAAGTTTGAGCGCTTCATACTTAAAAAAATCAAGCGCAATGATGGTATAGTTGTGTTGTTTGCCTATATGGTTTCTTCCATGAGGAAAGGCTTTTACCTGAGTCCATTGTTGTATTTTTTTTGACTTACTTAAAAAACCATAATTATAGGCTGCCGCAAAAAAACGTAGCTTATGAGCATTAGAAGAGAACTTTTGCTGGGAATAGCGGTAGTTGAGTGCTTGATATAATGTATAAAGGTAGCGCAGTTGCCACGAAAGTTGATTGAGGCGTTTCACACGTTCACGACGAACATCTTTAATACTCGAAGCTTGGTAAAGGTAAACCTGAGGTATGGCTTTAGGTATGTAAGTTTTAGCATATTTTTCAAGAGTTTCGGCAAAAGATGGCTTCATTTGAAAACGCCCCACTGAAAAATTGGCGTAAGCCGCGCCGTTTTTTACATACAAAAGTTCCAGAAATAACGTTTCCATCTTGTTTTGCATGGCTTCAAACCTGAGCAATTCCGGAAAGCCCATTGCCAGCACAAAAGCCGCCTCGGCACTGTCGCTTGGCAAGTGTTTCTTGAGGGTTGCCCGGTGTTGCCAAAGGTATTCCAGGCTTTGTTGGTAGGTTTTGTCAAAGTAACGCATAATACGATAATGCGACTGTCCCCAACCCGTATGTTGACATACCACACATAATGTACAGAGCCAAAAAATATTTGTTAAATGCTTGAAAAATAGGTGTTTATTCATAAAAAACCGGTATAAATACTAACTTATAGCCACAAAAAAACCTTGTCAATCAAATGACAAGGTGTATGCAAATATATAATATATTTTAAATTCTATTTTAACCTAGTTGTCCAAATCATTGGCATAGAAGCTTAGTGGCTCCTCTATTACTTTACCCATAGCAAATTGAAATTCAAAATCAGTTTTCTTTTTACGGGGTTTTGTTTTTGTTTTCTTTTTATCTCCATTAGATTTAAACAGCAGGTTATTTTTGGTGAATGACAAAAGTTTTTTCATGAAATTATTCCCTTTATTTATTTAACACTATTTTATTTTTTTCAAATATGGTGGATTAGGACGATAATGTCGAATGTATTTTGTTGAAAAAGTCCTGTATGTGATATTTTATACTAAAAAAAAGCTTTTTTTTGACATATTATATTGATGTAACGAAAAATGTTGTTTTTTTGGTGCAAAAACTTAGATTAAATGTAACTTTTCAAAGTAATGTTGTTAATAAAGCTATAGTAAAGGTGGGAGGGGTATTACGCGGCACTTAGGTTTTTGCACATTGTTTGGTAGTTTGTTATTT
This portion of the Microscilla marina ATCC 23134 genome encodes:
- a CDS encoding glutamine synthetase III family protein gives rise to the protein MAILRFQAVEKAQNRSRVSVEAPSNKVSDYYGINVFNEKTMKATISADMFKKLTDTIRKKQRISGDVADAVAAAMKSWAIAQGVTHYTHWFQPLTGTTAEKHDAFFDLSGDVGLFGNSEVMEKFKGSALAQQEPDASSFPSGGLRTTFEARGYTAWDPHSPAFIIDSNSSKTLCIPTIFVSYTGEALDYKAPLLKSVDLINKAATGVCELFDRDVKEVKATLGVEQEYFLIDRALFNSRPDLVMAGRTVFGHQPAKGQQLDDHYFGSIPSRVRAFMADFELEATKLGIPVRTRHNEVAPAQFECAPTFEEANLAVDHNLLLMDVMRKVSTRHKFKVLFHEKPFANLNGSGKHNNWALSTDTGINLLAPSSKPKENLQFLTFFINTIKAVHTNSKLLRASIASAGNDYRLGANEAPPAIMSVFIGSQLASVLEELEHNAEVIVEKGENLYMKLGIDKIPPVLLDNTDRNRTSPFAFTGNKFEFRAVGSSANCSSPMTILNTIVADQLIEFRKEVNEEMKKVPKKEMAIINVLRRYIASSKSVIFEGDGYSDDWVTEAKKRGLPNVKSTPRSLKAYIDEDVLAMFEKHGVMNRRESEARYEMFLENYMLNVQIESRMMGDLATNHVIPTAVKYQNTLIKNIKGLKELGIETESTETITKTIKDISHHISQIQTNVEAMTEARKEANNKESEERALLYDEKVKSFFDKIRYHVDKLELIVDDEDWPLTKYRELLMIR
- a CDS encoding DNA/RNA non-specific endonuclease; this translates as MSTFSLFKNSLIFSGLIILLYACAPAKPDDPTPPTPTPNVGESNSVHLTLGNPSKAKKDINAPTNYLIEKDQFVLSYNRDRGLANWVSWHLSPEWRGSADRQDDFRPDTDVPEAWYRVTQNDYRGSGFDRGHICPSADRTRSVSDNSATFVMTNMMPQAPNNNRETWRLLEEYGRNLITQGNEVYIISGVYGQGGTGSNGGTTNTIAGGRVVVPSNTWKVIIILPNGSDDVNRITKDTRIIAVDMPNTQSIEDDWGKYRVSIDDLEQKTNLDFLSKVAVDIQTVIEAKVDIGPTK
- a CDS encoding lipocalin family protein, whose product is MKKVSIFLVLIAMVAVFTQSCKKKDNPGPTIENTELHKTWKVSNALEGTLDVTAQFTQYRLTLADDGTTKSYTLVDRTGTSTTGTWALSTDKTSLTLTPASGTALVYNSVEFSNAELKYQGNETGKSGNVSISFTLVPA
- a CDS encoding outer membrane beta-barrel protein, with the protein product MKKGLLLIAFVCLTASVAFSQGISVGLRGGLTLTSGNTTFPANASQGRPIEFKNESDGLGAGFTVGGVARINFAGLFLQGELNYAQFKLKQKNNQAYTVTAPATTTNNIKSESTLNAFNIPILVGTKLGPLRAYIGPSFLFVTSAEQKTTGDVTSKVGGVTVNTTTVDNTQDLLTSDAGDLEVKPLIIAVEAGVGISLPMGLEADLRYAVPAITGVYKNSDVKGFLGILSLSVGYRLVKLGL
- a CDS encoding fibronectin type III domain-containing protein; the encoded protein is MKKNYKLSMWLLAAVLMLATNVSWAQVTLPHEETFSYTTGASLSAQTNWTGINSGDEITVGSGNLSVNGLKTSTGGKISFAANGKDLILQTTEKTAGVVYYSFILKVTDVSSATKSVGGYLAGFASNNTTYGATVWLKKENTQYKVGINRKTSAGDTQFTTTNYDVGDILFIVVSYDLDADKVNLWVNPNSSDFAAGTEPNVTLTTSTGGSLSVINRFFFRQDSGSETPAVEIDELRVGTNWASVTPAGTPATTPTNHVTGVASSNVTVKGATISWTDATGANLPTGYIVQVKTSGSGDFPSFTDGVTVSDDTDFSDNSGVVSVGQGTQTIALSGLTLGTNYEYRVVPYGGGTGGPKYKTDGTIPGGNFTTKTSVAVGVVKDFEDGSLTSGDWSVVSTVGTQVWTTSSSGADGSTKSAQISGFDGGSKDNTDWLISPPINFDATLKEQLSFFARQKFGATDVNNYLKVYYSTDYSGAGDPSAATLTELNVNLPTTADVWASTGNIDLSAISGTAYIIFKYNSTDNAVRWNVDQIKIEIATILTTSVESLTGFGTNTGTASSAQTFDLTGATLNGDVTLTAPTGYEVSVDNGTSFGSPKTIAKAVTNGKTVTVQVRLAATAAEGVVNGNLTITSTGATDKTVALTGLVAGATTPILSKNRDFTEFTNEAGTASASQYINVSGTRLTADIIATAPTGFEVSLDDNTFGNTVTLLNTTGKLADVKVYVRVAAATAAGTPSGNVTFASTGATQLDVAVSAKVITPVPAKTIKELRNAVDANGLPITKGTVRVKGVLHGANTQTTNIAFTLIEGSNAAKEGIGLFINSSDFSKLNLADRNALAEGDELEIDAEVGHFNGLMQLTKVSKITQLGGSKALQTAAVVTALSEDTESRLIKLENVDIKDKADWKGNASYSGSGFDVTIIVGENTELELRIDGDTELAKKTYDEVFEKGTTSGITIVGIGGQFDSSDPRDGGYQIGTWKTTNITVDLTKAKPNAPTLNAATGITNGGFTASWTAATQGATADSYLLDVSTDSKFTALVVGFANLSVTGTSQVVTGLSAGTKYYVRVKAVNANGASQPSNVGIVTTTGATTGVNTATDVTFKAFPNPTSSSLIIESNTYKFSKIVVTTFDSKVMIKKNLQGAQKSNIDLSNLNQGVYLVQIFDNQNNVLSVRRIVKK